Proteins from a genomic interval of Symmachiella macrocystis:
- a CDS encoding sigma-54-dependent transcriptional regulator, with amino-acid sequence MDHRNDHNLNASPLKIYGADVRQERTLSAHVLVVGDQLDSRTAVVDGLVEFGARATAVHSPADAELLLRSQQFDLVIHDVHEESESAVAAITALVTSSQSTPHIVIAHTAAPFGIIDKMQSQPCVVIAPPVNPEMLYSIVQQVLTHAEMIAENTRLTRQLAQRGTHDIVGNSAAISELRLRTLRCAEGDAPVLVQGEPGTGKQLVARVLHDLGSRAHRPFITLDCSILTAAHLERELFGDTAVDSFRGGEPRPGRLDLAAGGTLVVQNVDEMAFMIQADFAQVLRERRFRRLGATEYRPLDTHIITTTRYDLDHQARQGLFREDLLKQIASRILPTPALKNHRDDIAALTEHFLRNIALKQGKPAKRIPAATMDILANYAWPGNVQELENLIERGCAIDCGPKLTPELIRPWLAAPTQDHNSSESGMSLKEMERKLIESTFARFAGNREKTAQALQIGLRTLSGKLRDYGYPPRGGPGSNQPFKRAA; translated from the coding sequence ATGGACCATCGAAACGACCACAATCTGAATGCCTCTCCGTTAAAAATCTACGGGGCTGACGTACGTCAGGAACGGACACTCTCCGCACACGTGCTGGTGGTGGGCGATCAGCTTGACAGCCGAACTGCCGTGGTGGATGGGCTTGTCGAATTCGGCGCACGGGCAACAGCCGTCCATTCGCCCGCCGATGCCGAATTATTGTTGCGCAGCCAACAATTCGATTTAGTGATTCACGACGTGCACGAAGAGAGCGAATCGGCGGTTGCGGCAATCACCGCACTGGTGACAAGTTCGCAATCGACTCCGCACATTGTCATCGCGCATACAGCGGCTCCGTTTGGAATCATTGACAAAATGCAGTCGCAGCCCTGTGTGGTGATCGCCCCTCCCGTGAATCCGGAAATGCTCTACAGCATCGTGCAGCAAGTATTGACACATGCGGAAATGATTGCGGAGAACACCCGCCTGACGCGACAACTTGCACAACGGGGAACACATGACATCGTCGGAAATAGTGCGGCGATTAGCGAATTGCGTCTAAGAACTTTGCGCTGTGCCGAAGGGGACGCGCCCGTGTTGGTTCAAGGGGAACCGGGCACCGGTAAGCAATTGGTGGCTCGCGTTTTACATGATTTGGGATCGCGAGCCCATCGTCCCTTCATCACGCTGGATTGTTCGATTTTGACCGCCGCACACTTGGAGCGGGAACTGTTCGGCGACACGGCTGTCGATTCGTTTCGAGGTGGTGAACCACGACCGGGACGGCTGGACTTAGCAGCCGGCGGTACGTTGGTCGTGCAGAACGTTGACGAAATGGCGTTCATGATTCAAGCCGATTTTGCACAGGTGTTGCGCGAGCGGCGGTTTCGCCGTTTGGGGGCAACCGAATACCGTCCGCTGGACACGCACATCATCACCACAACCCGCTACGATCTGGACCATCAAGCGCGGCAGGGATTATTCCGTGAGGACCTACTCAAGCAAATCGCATCACGGATCCTCCCCACGCCCGCGCTGAAGAATCATCGGGACGACATCGCAGCGCTCACGGAACATTTTCTCCGCAACATCGCTCTCAAACAGGGGAAGCCGGCCAAACGGATTCCGGCGGCCACCATGGATATTCTGGCCAACTACGCATGGCCGGGAAATGTTCAGGAATTGGAAAACCTCATCGAGCGGGGTTGTGCCATCGACTGCGGTCCTAAATTGACTCCGGAACTGATTCGTCCCTGGTTGGCCGCTCCGACGCAAGACCACAACTCGTCCGAATCCGGCATGTCATTGAAGGAGATGGAACGCAAACTCATCGAATCGACCTTCGCGCGTTTTGCCGGCAACCGCGAAAAAACGGCACAAGCGTTGCAGATCGGCCTGCGAACGCTCTCCGGAAAACTGCGAGATTACGGCTATCCGCCACGAGGCGGCCCCGGATCCAATCAACCGTTCAAACGAGCTGCGTAA